A stretch of the Metopolophium dirhodum isolate CAU chromosome 8, ASM1992520v1, whole genome shotgun sequence genome encodes the following:
- the LOC132951433 gene encoding YEATS domain-containing protein 4: MANNDLTRVKGTSIVKPIIYGNTAKYFGQKRHEDGHTHKWCVYVRPYVNEDIGTWVKKVHFKLHDSYESPTRVVQKPPFEVSETGWGEFELVIKIFFQDTSERPVTLYHVLKLYSNGQDSELSEKPVFSEFYEEIIFQDPSTFMKFILNDTLSKNPSIDEKNLHYERIKKTTVEKMIKSRKRVQEHTVMYKERLKKLRETINKFKDEICALQSQCSSSTLR; the protein is encoded by the exons atggcGAATAATGATTTGACTAGAGTAAAG GGAACTTCTATTGTTAAACCAATTATATATGGAAATACTGCTAAATATTTTGGTCAAAAACGACATGAAGATGGTCATACTCACAAATGGTGTGTATATGTAAGGCCTTATGTAAATGAAGACATTGGCACCTGGGTCAAAAAAGTTCATTTCAAATTGCATGACAGCTATGAAAGTCCAACTCGAGTGGTGCAGAAACCTCCATTTGAGGTCTCTGAAACAGGCTGGGGCGAATTTGAATTAGTAATCaagatattttttcaagataCAAGTGAAAGACCA gttaCACTTTATCATGTACTTAAGTTGTACAGCAATGGACAAGACTCTGAACTAAGTGAAAAACCAGTTTTTTCAGAATTTTATGaggaaattatttttcaagatCCATCAACTTTCATGAAATTTATACTAAATGATACATTGAGTAAAAATCCTTcaattgatgaaaaaaatctACATT atgaacGCATAAAGAAGACCACAgttgaaaaaatgataaaatctaGAAAAAGAGTACAAGAACATACAGTTATGTACAAAGAACgtctaaaaaaattaagagaaaccataaataaatttaaagatgaAATTTGTGCATTGCAATCACAATGCAGTTCATCAACTTtgcgataa
- the LOC132951430 gene encoding adenosine 3'-phospho 5'-phosphosulfate transporter 1, with translation MAFLSCIKLWFSILVSIITIIVLQNVLPALSNFNQNISSLSTFINNSLGYCLILIPGYWLYKFSKKQDLGDNHLTSKLLKTLFGDKHDLEPEQPLSPSYNGPANFRKDVITFVYCFGGLQVSYLIWGVIQEKMMSESYGITEASKFRDSQMLVFLNRGLSTVLSGVFLFMNEGIRSKKSPPLYKYSYCTVSNIISSWCQYESLKYVSFPTQVLAKTCKIIPVMLMGKLMSGKKYQYYEYVTAIGIWIGMAIFQFFTENKHSDITTCAAGVILLVGYLATDSFTSTWQGKMFTQYQVTSMQMVFANSLLSSLLTTIPLYQVGSFKKTYEFIKEYPAFLTDCIVLSVSSACGQLFIYKTISKFGPIVLTIIMTIRQGLSIVISCIRYHHPIGIMAALGIVFVFISVFVRCYCHFRIKSKKVPNHTTFKV, from the exons ATGGCATTTCTTTCatgtataaaattatg gttttcCATTTTGGTatctattattacaataattgttttacaaaatgtattaccagcattatcaaattttaatcaaaatatatcatCTTTAAGTACTTTTATTAACAATAGTCTTGGATATTGCTTAATATTAATCCCTGGATATTGGCtttacaaattttcaaaaaaacaagATTTGGGAG ATAATCACTTAACAagtaaattgttaaaaacattgtttggAGATAAGCATGACTTAGAACCAGAACAACCTTTATCGCCCAGTTACAATGGACCAGCTAATTTTAGAAAAGATGTAATAACCTTTGTATACTGTTTTGGAGGCTTACAAGTATCTTATTTAATTTGGGGTGTTATTCAAGAAAAAATGATGTCTGAG TCCTATGGTATAACTGAAGCATCAAAGTTCCGTGATTCTCAAATGTTGGTGTTTTTGAATAGAGGTTTATCTACAGTTTTATctggtgtatttttatttatgaacgaGGGCATACGATCCAAGAAATCACCACCTTTATATAAATACAGCTATTGTACTGTGTCCAACATTATAAGTTCTTGGTGTCAATATGAGTCACTCAAATATGTCAGTTTTCCTACACAG GTATTAGCAAAAACTTGTAAAATTATCCCAGTTATGTTAATGGGAAAATTAATGTCTGGTAAAAAGTACCAATACTACGAGTATGTCACAGCAATAGGAATTTGGATTGGTATggctatttttcaattttttacagAAAACAAACATTCAG ataTCACAACTTGTGCAGCCGGAGTTATCTTGCTTGTAGGATACTTAGCAACAGACAGCTTCACATCAACGTGGCAAGGGAAAATGTTCACACAATACCAAGTTACTTCTATGCAAATGGTGTTTGCtaattcattattatcatcactCCTTACAACTATACCACTGTATCAAGTGGGCTCATTCAAAAAAacatatgaatttattaaagag taTCCAGCATTTTTAACTGATTGTATAGTTTTGTCTGTAAGCTCTGCATGTGGGCAACTATtcatatataaaactatttctaAATTTGGACCAATCGTGTTGACTATAATAATGACCATAAGACAA gGTCTATCAATAGTAATTTCCTGCATAAGATACCATCACCCTATTGGTATAATGGCTGCACTCGGAAtcgtttttgttttcatttcagTTTTTGTACGTTGCTATTGTCATTTccgtattaaatcaaaaaaagttcctaatcatacaacatttaaagtataa
- the LOC132951435 gene encoding transmembrane protein 80-like produces the protein MEAPLMFEVLMYLNSYYFGMFSMFEFSLICAKSIDDAQKKSVSLNELGTNMTVFVFLCLIEVFRTFLSRRENAADKAICVVLSLILTVPSAIGVLYFLLWQQRTFRLENILGCIQLMLQATQVFFGIVSLLTFKSSDSTT, from the coding sequence ATGGAAGCACCTCTGATGTTCGAAGTGTTAATGTACCTTAATTCCTATTACTTTGGAATGTTTTCCATGTTTGAGTTCTCACTTATATGTGCCAAATCAATAGACGATGCTCAAAAAAAGTCAGTTTCTCTAAATGAACTCGGGACTAATATGACAGTATTTGTGTTTCTTTGTCTCATTGAAGTGTTCCGCACGTTTTTATCACGCCGGGAAAATGCGGCCGACAAGGCAATATGTGTCGTCCTGTCACTCATTCTAACTGTGCCATCAGCCATAGGAGTACTGTATTTTTTGTTGTGGCAACAAAGAACTTTCCGGCTGGAAAATATTCTAGGATGCATACAACTTATGCTTCAAGCAACTCAAGTGTTCTTTGGCATTGTATCATTACTGACATTCAAAAGCAGTGATTCAACAACatga